The Deltaproteobacteria bacterium genome window below encodes:
- the truA gene encoding tRNA pseudouridine(38-40) synthase TruA has product MHYKLTLQYDGTNYLGWQVQPQGRTIQGVLESAVAKLFGMPARVTAAGRTDAGVHALGQVACLHVDKVMAVADVQRALNALTPPDIAITDAAVVADDFDPRRHARRRSYCYRIWTPRWRSPFWHRFTWHLWAPLDVAAMNQAAALVLGEHDFTSFRAVDCDAATAVRRIFRSEFSAKAEQLTYTVEATAFLRHMVRNLVGTLVEVGRGERSVEEFRALLALRDRTRAGATAPAQGLCLVSVAYDLG; this is encoded by the coding sequence ATGCACTACAAGCTTACGCTCCAGTACGATGGCACTAACTACCTCGGCTGGCAGGTGCAACCGCAAGGGCGGACGATTCAGGGTGTGCTGGAGAGCGCGGTGGCCAAGCTCTTCGGTATGCCGGCGCGGGTAACCGCTGCCGGCCGCACTGACGCCGGCGTGCACGCGCTCGGGCAGGTGGCCTGTCTTCATGTCGACAAGGTGATGGCGGTGGCCGACGTGCAGCGTGCGCTCAACGCCCTGACGCCGCCCGACATCGCGATTACTGACGCGGCCGTGGTGGCCGACGACTTCGATCCGCGCCGCCACGCCCGCCGCCGTTCCTATTGCTATCGTATTTGGACACCGCGCTGGCGTTCGCCGTTCTGGCACCGCTTTACCTGGCACCTGTGGGCGCCGCTCGACGTGGCGGCGATGAATCAGGCCGCCGCGCTGGTGCTCGGCGAGCACGACTTCACCTCGTTTCGCGCCGTTGATTGTGACGCGGCCACCGCAGTTCGCCGCATCTTTCGCAGCGAATTCAGCGCAAAGGCCGAACAGTTGACCTATACGGTGGAGGCCACCGCATTTCTGCGCCACATGGTGCGCAATCTCGTCGGGACCCTCGTCGAGGTCGGCCGTGGCGAGCGCAGCGTGGAGGAGTTCCGCGCCTTGCTGGCCCTACGTGACCGCACCCGCGCCGGTGCCACCGCCCCGGCGCAGGGGTTGTGCCTGGTCAGTGTCGCCTACGACCTGGGCTGA
- a CDS encoding VOC family protein — MANESAAPAPVVGGIHHVFVTVNNLARSRPFYAALMPRLGYPALWDYGFSLGWMNPNGSFWIKQADARYVGETFCKDRVGLCEIAFRADSRAQIDALARDIPAWGGTILDPPREYPEYVPGYYAVFFADPDGIKLEFVHLPS, encoded by the coding sequence ATGGCCAACGAATCGGCAGCGCCGGCCCCGGTTGTCGGCGGCATTCATCACGTCTTCGTAACGGTCAACAATTTGGCCCGCTCACGCCCGTTTTACGCCGCCTTGATGCCGCGACTCGGTTACCCGGCGCTGTGGGACTACGGGTTCAGTCTCGGCTGGATGAACCCCAACGGTAGCTTTTGGATCAAACAGGCCGATGCACGCTATGTCGGCGAGACCTTTTGCAAGGACCGCGTCGGCTTGTGCGAGATCGCCTTTCGTGCCGACAGCCGCGCGCAGATCGACGCGCTGGCGCGCGATATTCCCGCCTGGGGCGGCACGATTCTCGATCCCCCGCGCGAGTATCCCGAGTACGTGCCCGGTTACTACGCCGTGTTCTTTGCCGACCCCGACGGCATCAAGCTGGAATTCGTCCACCTCCCGAGCTGA
- a CDS encoding DUF2760 domain-containing protein, with product MGTQSRGGLVAVLIIFVAVFSAAGNVAVFLQGAEGVLSLEVLARALGQCVWCVAVLAGGPIAAGTVLAVWAVRSARPAVPTGAPVPAPATPATDTALRLLALLQQEGRLVDFLEEDIAAYGDAQVGAAVRSIHAGCRKVLREHVQLAKVIDQEDGVSVELAAGFDPAAVRVTGNVAGAPPFRGTLQHAGWRVAKITLPKTAGDSAVIAPAEVEVA from the coding sequence ATGGGAACCCAATCACGCGGCGGACTGGTCGCGGTGCTAATCATCTTCGTGGCGGTGTTTTCGGCCGCCGGCAACGTGGCGGTCTTTCTGCAAGGGGCGGAGGGCGTGCTGTCCTTAGAAGTCCTGGCGCGCGCCCTGGGGCAGTGCGTGTGGTGCGTGGCGGTACTGGCGGGCGGACCGATTGCCGCCGGTACCGTCTTGGCCGTCTGGGCGGTGCGCAGTGCTCGGCCGGCGGTACCGACCGGCGCGCCGGTGCCGGCGCCGGCGACACCCGCGACCGACACCGCGTTGCGCCTGCTGGCGCTGTTGCAGCAGGAAGGCCGTTTGGTCGACTTCCTCGAGGAGGACATTGCGGCCTATGGTGACGCGCAGGTGGGTGCGGCCGTGCGCTCGATTCACGCCGGCTGTCGCAAGGTGCTGCGCGAGCACGTGCAGCTCGCCAAGGTGATCGACCAAGAGGACGGCGTCAGCGTCGAGCTGGCGGCCGGTTTCGATCCGGCCGCCGTTCGCGTCACCGGCAACGTCGCCGGTGCGCCGCCGTTTCGCGGTACGCTGCAGCACGCCGGCTGGCGGGTTGCCAAGATCACCTTGCCCAAAACCGCCGGTGATTCCGCCGTGATCGCGCCGGCGGAGGTGGAAGTGGCCTGA
- a CDS encoding Hsp70 family protein has product MSARYVVGIDLGTTNSVVAFADTSSGDQAALRVLEVPQVVNPGVVEARSLLPSFLYLAGTGELPAGALDLPWAKGRDLVVGEFAHKRGLEVPGRLVASAKSWLSYAGADRTGPILPWGGADEVRKLSPLEASTHYLAHLREAWNQEVAGRDQGARLEAQDIYLTVPASFDPVARELTARAAQAAGLVNLTLLEEPQAALYAWIEAGGESWRQAVAVGDVILVCDIGGGTTDFSLIAVREDQGELVLERVAVGDHILLGGDNMDLALAYAVRQRLAAAGTQLDAWQFRGLALSCRAAKERLLADGKDKSVPVALLGRGRKVIGGALRAEIARAEVDTALVDGFFPRCAGGDRPQAQRRTGLQEMGLPYATDAAVTRHLAQFLTRHRQATAQERELACPTAVLFNGGVMRAGALRQRLIEVANGWLQEAGAAALRVLAGGDPEHAVARGAAYYGLARRGRGVRIRGGTARTFYLGIETAMPAVPGMRPPIKALCVVPQGVEEGSEVELPQQEFGLVVGEPAEFRFLSSNIRRDDAVGAVIESWTDDIAELPPLDATLEWEGQEGTLVPVRLQARVTEVGVLELWFVSRDGSRRWKLEFNLRAAA; this is encoded by the coding sequence ATGAGCGCCCGCTACGTCGTCGGTATCGATCTCGGCACCACCAATAGCGTGGTGGCCTTCGCCGACACCAGCAGTGGTGATCAGGCAGCGCTAAGAGTGCTTGAGGTCCCGCAAGTGGTGAACCCCGGCGTCGTGGAGGCACGTTCGCTCTTGCCGTCGTTTCTCTACTTAGCCGGCACCGGTGAGCTGCCCGCCGGCGCGCTCGATCTACCGTGGGCCAAGGGCCGTGATCTGGTGGTCGGCGAGTTCGCCCACAAGCGGGGCTTGGAAGTGCCCGGCCGGCTGGTGGCGTCGGCGAAGTCGTGGCTGTCTTACGCGGGCGCGGATCGTACCGGACCGATTCTTCCATGGGGCGGTGCGGATGAGGTCAGAAAACTCTCACCGCTCGAGGCCTCGACTCATTACCTGGCGCACCTGCGCGAGGCCTGGAATCAAGAGGTGGCTGGCCGTGACCAGGGCGCGCGGCTGGAAGCGCAGGACATCTATCTCACGGTGCCGGCTTCGTTCGACCCGGTGGCGCGCGAGCTGACCGCGCGCGCGGCGCAGGCGGCGGGTTTGGTGAATCTGACCCTGCTCGAAGAACCGCAGGCGGCGTTGTACGCCTGGATCGAAGCTGGCGGCGAGAGCTGGCGGCAAGCGGTGGCGGTCGGGGATGTGATCCTGGTGTGTGATATCGGCGGCGGCACCACCGACTTCAGCCTCATCGCCGTACGCGAGGACCAGGGCGAGCTGGTGCTGGAACGGGTCGCGGTCGGCGACCACATCTTGCTCGGCGGCGATAACATGGATCTCGCTCTCGCCTATGCGGTACGCCAGCGGCTGGCGGCGGCCGGAACGCAGCTTGATGCCTGGCAGTTCCGCGGCCTGGCCTTGAGTTGCCGCGCCGCCAAAGAGCGGCTGCTGGCTGACGGCAAGGACAAGAGCGTGCCGGTGGCGTTGCTCGGCCGCGGGCGCAAAGTGATCGGCGGCGCCTTGCGGGCGGAAATCGCGCGGGCGGAAGTCGACACCGCGCTGGTCGACGGCTTCTTCCCGCGCTGCGCCGGCGGCGACCGGCCGCAGGCGCAGCGCCGTACGGGTCTGCAGGAAATGGGTTTGCCCTATGCCACGGATGCGGCGGTTACCCGCCACCTGGCGCAGTTCCTGACCCGCCACCGCCAAGCAACGGCGCAGGAGCGCGAACTTGCCTGCCCGACGGCGGTGCTGTTCAACGGCGGCGTGATGCGGGCCGGCGCCTTACGCCAGCGACTGATTGAGGTCGCCAACGGATGGCTGCAAGAGGCGGGGGCGGCTGCGCTGCGGGTGCTTGCGGGCGGCGACCCGGAGCACGCGGTGGCTCGCGGCGCGGCTTACTACGGCTTGGCCCGGCGCGGCCGCGGCGTACGTATCCGCGGCGGTACCGCACGCACGTTCTATCTCGGCATCGAAACTGCGATGCCGGCCGTGCCCGGGATGCGGCCGCCGATCAAGGCGTTGTGTGTCGTCCCTCAGGGCGTGGAAGAAGGCAGCGAGGTCGAACTGCCGCAGCAGGAGTTCGGTTTGGTTGTGGGCGAGCCGGCGGAGTTCCGCTTCCTCAGCTCCAACATCCGACGCGATGACGCGGTCGGTGCGGTGATCGAGTCGTGGACCGATGACATCGCGGAGCTGCCCCCGCTCGACGCCACGTTGGAATGGGAAGGCCAGGAGGGCACGCTCGTGCCGGTGCGGCTGCAAGCGCGGGTCACCGAGGTCGGCGTGCTGGAGCTATGGTTCGTCAGCCGCGACGGCAGCCGGCGCTGGAAACTGGAATTCAACCTGCGCGCAGCGGCCTGA
- a CDS encoding methyltransferase domain-containing protein — translation MHSHRHGPATTGRTIHWARWYDAVTGLLLFGAERPSRTVALELAGLKAGDRVLDLGCGTGNLALAAKAISGPQGEVYGIDAAPEMIDVARQKAARAGVAVDFRVALAEALPFPAAYFDVVVSRLVLHHLPAELQRTAFAEVCRVLRPGGGFAALDFAAPQSPLLRALATALVGHEMLRSSIAALPPVLTAAGFRDVEFGPTGYRMLSFIRGWKP, via the coding sequence TTGCACTCGCACCGACACGGGCCGGCCACGACCGGCCGCACGATTCACTGGGCGCGCTGGTATGACGCGGTCACTGGTCTGCTGCTGTTTGGTGCCGAACGACCCAGCCGCACGGTGGCGCTCGAATTGGCCGGGCTGAAAGCCGGCGACCGTGTGCTCGACCTCGGCTGTGGCACCGGCAATCTCGCGCTTGCAGCCAAGGCAATATCCGGACCACAGGGCGAGGTTTACGGTATCGATGCCGCGCCCGAAATGATCGATGTCGCCCGCCAGAAGGCGGCGCGTGCCGGCGTGGCGGTGGACTTCCGTGTGGCGCTGGCCGAAGCGCTGCCGTTTCCCGCCGCTTACTTCGATGTGGTGGTCAGCCGCTTGGTGCTCCATCATCTGCCCGCCGAGCTGCAGCGCACGGCCTTCGCCGAGGTTTGCCGAGTCCTGCGGCCGGGTGGCGGTTTTGCCGCACTTGACTTCGCGGCCCCGCAGAGCCCGTTGCTACGCGCGTTGGCCACGGCGCTCGTTGGGCATGAAATGTTGCGCAGCAGTATAGCCGCGCTGCCGCCGGTGCTGACGGCGGCGGGGTTTCGCGATGTCGAGTTCGGGCCCACCGGCTACCGGATGCTGTCATTCATCCGCGGCTGGAAGCCATAG